Proteins encoded by one window of Rutidosis leptorrhynchoides isolate AG116_Rl617_1_P2 chromosome 7, CSIRO_AGI_Rlap_v1, whole genome shotgun sequence:
- the LOC139857849 gene encoding SKP1-like protein 1A codes for MSWSSSSSSSKPIVLKTSDGEIYEVDVAVATQSTTIKNLIDDGCADSAIPLPNVSSEILTKIIEYCKKHVEPENDNAKVSEDDLKAFDSEFVKDADYGTIFELILAANYLNIKGLLDLTCQTIADSIKDKMPEDIRDIFKIKNDFTPEEEEEVRRENAWAFE; via the coding sequence ATgtcgtggtcatcatcatcatcatcatcgaaaccGATCGTGCTCAAAACAAGTGACGGTGAGATATACGAGGTTGATGTGGCAGTTGCTACGCAATCTACAACAATCAAAAACTTGATCGACGACGGATGTGCTGATTCCGCTATACCTCTCCCGAACGTCTCAAGCGAAATTCTTACAAAAATTATCGAGTACTGCAAGAAACACGTGGAACCAGAAAACGACAATGCTAAGGTTTCTGAAGATGATTTAAAGGCGTTTGATTCCGAGTTTGTTAAAGACGCTGATTATGGAACTATTTTTGAACTTATTCTGGCTGCTAATTATTTGAACATCAAGGGGTTGCTTGATCTGACGTGTCAAACTATTGCTGATTCGATCAAAGACAAGATGCCTGAAGATATTCGCGATATATTCAAAATCAAGAATGATTTCACCCCTGAAGAGGAGGAAGAGGTTCGTAGGGAGAACGCTTGGGCTTTTGAATAG